A region from the Flavobacteriales bacterium genome encodes:
- a CDS encoding ATP-binding cassette domain-containing protein translates to MARGRFKDHDAPKAKLNKTTLRKAARIFRYMRPYRGHFALGFVFLVITSLLSLVFPVLLGKLMDAKPVTAGFMDSTLLDLTDTSSVAKLLGLSFILQALFGFGRIYLFGYVSEHALTQLRKDTYSHLLRLPMTFFAQRRVGELNSRISADVALLQDLFTTVTAELVRQTIIIVLGMILLFVLSRELMYTMLAVIPVVAVVAMLFGRFIQKLGKQVQDSIADSGTIVDETLQGIQNVKAFANEAWEVVRYGKSVEAARGMALKGARWRGAFVSFIILCMFGAVVLVVYKAVLLKKAGTLDPGQIITFIMVTVFIAAGFASIPEMFGTVLKAIGATERLLDIQEEKPEPVSLDKSHAPLSLKGRIAFEHVGFRYATREDMPVLRDVSFVAEPGERVALVGPSGAGKSTIASLLLRFYTPNEGCIRIDDKDAQDYPLSALRDRMSIVPQEVLLFGGSIRENIAYGKPGATDAEVEAAARKANAHEFIERFPERYNTIVGERGIQLSGGQRQRIAIARAVLKDPAILVLDEATSSLDTAGEKLVQDALDELMKGRTSIVIAHRLSTVRNADRILVLDKGSIASSGTHDELIADTGGLYYNLSRTQMSDRPHPALSEGEGQSALG, encoded by the coding sequence TCGTCATCACCAGCTTGCTCAGTTTGGTGTTCCCTGTGCTGTTGGGCAAGCTCATGGACGCCAAGCCGGTGACCGCAGGCTTCATGGACAGCACGCTGCTCGACCTTACCGACACCTCGTCGGTGGCCAAGCTGCTGGGCCTGTCGTTCATCCTGCAAGCGTTGTTCGGCTTCGGGCGCATCTACCTCTTCGGTTATGTGAGCGAACACGCGCTGACGCAGCTGCGCAAGGACACCTACAGCCATTTGTTGCGGCTGCCCATGACCTTCTTCGCGCAGCGCAGGGTGGGGGAGTTGAACAGCCGCATCAGTGCTGACGTGGCACTGCTCCAGGACCTGTTCACCACGGTGACGGCTGAGCTGGTGCGGCAGACCATCATCATCGTGCTGGGCATGATCCTGCTGTTCGTGCTCAGTCGTGAACTCATGTACACCATGCTCGCAGTGATTCCGGTGGTAGCGGTGGTGGCCATGCTTTTCGGGCGGTTCATCCAAAAACTCGGCAAACAGGTACAGGACAGCATTGCCGACAGTGGCACCATCGTGGACGAGACCTTGCAAGGCATCCAGAACGTGAAGGCTTTCGCGAACGAGGCGTGGGAAGTGGTCCGCTACGGCAAGAGCGTGGAGGCTGCGCGCGGTATGGCATTGAAAGGCGCCCGCTGGCGTGGGGCCTTCGTGTCGTTCATCATCCTGTGCATGTTCGGTGCGGTGGTTCTGGTGGTGTACAAGGCTGTTTTGTTGAAGAAGGCCGGTACGCTCGACCCCGGACAGATCATCACGTTCATCATGGTCACCGTCTTCATCGCCGCTGGTTTCGCGAGCATCCCCGAGATGTTCGGCACGGTGCTGAAAGCGATCGGTGCCACTGAGCGCCTGCTCGACATCCAAGAAGAGAAGCCAGAACCGGTGAGCTTGGATAAGTCGCACGCGCCACTTTCGTTGAAGGGCCGGATCGCTTTCGAGCACGTCGGCTTCCGGTATGCCACGCGCGAGGACATGCCAGTGCTGCGGGACGTGTCGTTCGTGGCCGAGCCGGGCGAACGCGTGGCGCTAGTGGGCCCGAGCGGGGCGGGCAAAAGCACCATCGCATCGCTGCTGTTGCGCTTCTACACGCCGAACGAAGGCTGCATCCGCATCGACGACAAGGATGCGCAGGACTACCCGCTGAGCGCCTTGCGCGATCGCATGTCCATCGTGCCGCAGGAGGTGCTCTTGTTCGGTGGCAGCATCCGCGAGAACATCGCCTACGGCAAGCCCGGCGCCACCGATGCCGAGGTAGAGGCAGCCGCGCGCAAGGCCAACGCGCACGAGTTCATCGAGCGATTTCCAGAGCGCTACAACACCATCGTCGGCGAGCGCGGCATCCAACTGAGCGGGGGTCAGCGCCAGCGCATCGCCATTGCGCGTGCGGTGCTGAAGGACCCTGCCATCCTCGTCCTCGACGAGGCCACCAGTTCACTGGACACCGCCGGCGAAAAGCTGGTGCAGGATGCCTTGGACGAACTGATGAAGGGCCGCACGAGCATCGTCATCGCGCACCGCCTGAGCACCGTGCGCAATGCCGACCGCATCCTGGTCCTCGACAAAGGCAGCATTGCCAGCAGCGGCACGCACGATGAGCTCATCGCCGACACGGGCGGGTTGTACTACAACCTGAGCCGCACGCAGATGAGCGATCGACCGCACCCTGCCCTCTCCGAAGGAGAGGGTCAGAGCGCGCTGGGCTAG
- the rsmG gene encoding 16S rRNA (guanine(527)-N(7))-methyltransferase RsmG, with translation MERLLHYFPDLSAQQREQFAALGPLYNEWNARVNLISRNDIVHLYERHVLHSLGVAMALEGATQDRSALKGLSLRAQSRSDLKFIDVGTGGGFPGVPLAILYPQCTFHMIDGIGKKIAAVKGVIEGLGLTNATAEQVRSEDHRQKYDVIVSRAVTTLPEFIRATKHLVPHPQPLSKGEGSRILYLKGGELADEILPVKQPVRVHELASVFQEEFFATKKVVEVAL, from the coding sequence ATGGAACGCCTGCTCCACTACTTCCCTGACCTGTCCGCCCAGCAGCGCGAGCAGTTCGCGGCATTGGGCCCGCTTTACAACGAGTGGAACGCCCGCGTGAACCTCATCTCACGCAACGATATCGTGCACCTCTACGAGCGGCATGTGCTGCACTCGCTGGGCGTGGCGATGGCGTTGGAAGGGGCAACGCAGGATCGCTCGGCGTTGAAGGGTTTGTCACTTCGAGCGCAGTCGAGAAGCGACTTGAAGTTCATCGACGTCGGCACCGGCGGCGGCTTCCCCGGCGTGCCGCTGGCCATCCTCTACCCGCAGTGCACCTTCCACATGATAGACGGCATCGGAAAGAAGATCGCTGCGGTGAAGGGCGTCATTGAAGGATTGGGCCTCACCAACGCCACCGCCGAGCAGGTGCGCAGCGAGGACCACCGCCAGAAGTACGACGTGATCGTGAGCCGTGCAGTGACCACGCTGCCCGAGTTCATCAGGGCTACGAAGCATCTCGTGCCTCACCCCCAACCCCTCTCCAAAGGAGAGGGGAGCCGCATCCTCTATTTGAAGGGCGGCGAGTTGGCCGACGAGATCCTGCCGGTGAAGCAGCCCGTGCGCGTGCACGAACTGGCGTCCGTTTTCCAGGAGGAGTTCTTCGCCACGAAAAAGGTGGTGGAAGTCGCGCTGTAG